The Streptomyces sp. NBC_01353 genome contains a region encoding:
- a CDS encoding YncE family protein, with protein sequence MPAARTRGARRLLLGSLATALALTVTGGGTVASSAESARPAGLREVMFVGNNWDGTADVIESTGDFARVGRINVIPDREARMWEIGLNPVKLAFFLGIRQGPGEGHDQFVDDMYATPDGSAMVVSRPSFADVVSIDLRTGRLNWRFPVSGFRSDHMAVSPDGTRVAVSASTSNTVHVLDITTGRQIGSFATGDKPHENVFSADGRHLWNMAIGEVTTALDDPFWDWTKGDRRITVVDARTFEQVRVIDMRARLDAFGRKDLSDAVRPVAFTPDESKLYFQVSFFNGFLEYDLATDRITRVKTLPQNPATDPDRTTWVNDSRHHGMSMSPDGKRLCIAATMDDYATVVDRETLKEGPLVEASKPYWATVSGDGRSCVISESGTDRVTAIDFATGRRVASVAVGDHPQRVRLAHVPADWTGPAAR encoded by the coding sequence ATGCCTGCTGCCCGGACGCGTGGTGCGCGCCGTCTCCTGCTCGGCTCCCTCGCCACCGCCCTCGCACTCACCGTCACAGGGGGCGGCACCGTCGCCTCCTCCGCCGAGTCCGCGCGTCCCGCCGGGCTGCGCGAGGTGATGTTCGTGGGGAACAACTGGGACGGCACCGCCGATGTCATCGAGTCCACCGGCGATTTCGCCCGCGTCGGCCGCATCAACGTCATCCCCGACCGCGAAGCCCGGATGTGGGAGATCGGGCTCAACCCGGTCAAGCTGGCCTTCTTCCTGGGCATCCGGCAAGGGCCGGGCGAGGGGCACGACCAGTTCGTCGACGACATGTACGCCACGCCGGACGGCTCGGCGATGGTGGTGTCCCGGCCGAGCTTCGCCGACGTCGTCTCGATCGACCTGCGTACGGGCCGGCTCAACTGGCGCTTCCCCGTGTCCGGTTTCCGCTCCGACCACATGGCCGTCTCGCCCGACGGCACCCGCGTCGCCGTCTCGGCCTCCACCTCCAACACGGTGCACGTCCTCGACATCACGACGGGTCGGCAGATCGGATCCTTCGCCACCGGTGACAAGCCGCACGAGAACGTCTTCTCGGCCGACGGCCGCCACCTCTGGAACATGGCCATCGGCGAGGTCACCACCGCCCTCGACGACCCCTTCTGGGACTGGACCAAGGGCGACCGCCGCATCACCGTCGTCGACGCCCGCACCTTCGAGCAGGTACGCGTCATCGACATGCGCGCCCGGCTCGACGCCTTCGGCCGCAAGGACCTCTCCGACGCCGTACGGCCCGTCGCGTTCACCCCCGACGAGTCGAAGCTCTACTTCCAGGTCTCGTTCTTCAACGGCTTCCTCGAGTACGACCTCGCCACCGACCGGATCACCCGAGTGAAGACGCTCCCCCAGAACCCGGCGACCGATCCGGACCGCACCACCTGGGTCAACGACTCCCGCCACCACGGTATGTCCATGAGCCCCGACGGCAAGCGGCTCTGCATCGCCGCCACGATGGACGACTACGCCACCGTCGTCGACCGCGAGACCCTGAAGGAGGGTCCGCTGGTGGAGGCGTCCAAGCCGTACTGGGCGACGGTCAGCGGCGACGGCCGCTCCTGCGTCATCTCGGAGAGCGGCACGGACCGTGTGACGGCGATCGACTTCGCCACCGGCCGCCGCGTCGCCTCGGTGGCCGTCGGCGACCACCCGCAGCGGGTCCGCCTCGCACACGTGCCCGCCGACTGGACCGGCCCGGCGGCGCGCTGA
- a CDS encoding NAD(P)-binding domain-containing protein, whose translation MAHGRTGSEGTSMKIGIIGAGNIGGNLTRRLTALGHDVSVANSRGPETLTALAEETGAKPVTVGEAARGAEIVVVTVPLKAVPDLPAGLFDGAAEGFAVIDTNNYYPQQRDGRIAAIEDGLTESRWTEQHLGHPVIKAFNGTYAQDILDKPLPAGDPERIALPVAGDDEVAKKTVRALIDQLGFDTVDAGGIDDSWRQQPDTPVYGLRDGVAAVTKALTEASPERPASFRG comes from the coding sequence GTGGCACATGGCCGCACCGGCTCGGAAGGAACCTCCATGAAGATCGGCATCATCGGCGCAGGCAACATCGGCGGCAACCTCACCCGCCGCCTCACGGCCCTCGGCCACGACGTGTCCGTGGCCAACTCCCGCGGCCCGGAGACCCTCACCGCGCTCGCTGAGGAGACCGGCGCGAAGCCGGTGACCGTGGGCGAGGCGGCGCGCGGCGCCGAGATCGTCGTGGTGACCGTCCCGCTGAAGGCGGTGCCGGACCTGCCCGCAGGGCTCTTCGACGGCGCGGCGGAGGGCTTCGCCGTGATCGACACCAACAACTACTACCCGCAGCAGCGTGACGGCCGGATCGCGGCCATCGAGGACGGTCTCACCGAGAGCCGCTGGACCGAGCAGCACCTCGGCCACCCGGTGATCAAGGCCTTCAACGGCACCTACGCCCAGGACATCCTGGACAAGCCTCTCCCGGCCGGCGACCCGGAGCGCATCGCGCTGCCCGTCGCGGGCGATGACGAGGTCGCCAAGAAGACGGTCCGCGCCCTCATCGACCAGCTGGGCTTCGACACCGTCGACGCGGGCGGCATCGACGACTCCTGGCGTCAGCAGCCCGACACGCCCGTCTACGGCCTCCGGGACGGAGTCGCGGCTGTCACCAAGGCCCTCACCGAGGCGTCACCCGAGCGCCCGGCGTCTTTCCGGGGCTGA
- a CDS encoding MerR family transcriptional regulator yields MRIGELSERTDTPRRLLRYYEEQGLIVADRTPNGYRAYDESNVDRVVQIRGLLDAGLPTRIIKQILPCLDKPRVIHFPDATPEMLATLENERDRMTERIRFLTRNRDAVAEYLDAVRERMATGSVAAG; encoded by the coding sequence ATGCGCATCGGAGAGCTGTCGGAGCGCACCGACACCCCGCGCAGGCTGCTGCGCTACTACGAGGAGCAGGGACTCATCGTCGCCGATCGCACGCCCAACGGCTACCGCGCCTACGACGAGTCGAACGTGGACCGGGTCGTGCAGATCCGCGGGCTGTTGGACGCGGGGCTGCCGACGCGGATCATCAAGCAGATCCTGCCGTGCCTCGACAAGCCCCGCGTCATCCACTTCCCCGACGCCACACCGGAGATGCTCGCTACGCTCGAGAACGAGCGCGACCGGATGACCGAGCGCATCCGTTTCCTGACCCGCAACCGGGACGCGGTCGCCGAGTATCTCGACGCGGTACGCGAGAGGATGGCGACCGGGTCCGTCGCGGCGGGCTGA
- a CDS encoding MFS transporter, giving the protein MNPEPAGRLPMAALLALATAVFITSLTETLPAGVLPAMSADLGVGEAAMGQSVTIYAIGTALTAIPLTAATAGWRRKRLLLTAVAGFAVANTVTAVSTHYSLTMAARFLAGVAAGLAWALLAGYARRMAPVHLQGKAIAVVMTGIPLALSLGVPAGTFLGAALGWQVTFLAMTALAVVLLAWIVLTVPDHPGRPRGGRAPIRRTLAVPGVAPVLFVTLVLVLAHTILYTYVAAFLDHLGMGGSTGLVLLVFGGASLLSIWFTGLHIDRRLRTLTLAGIVLFAVAAGALAVAADSTALVHAAATLWGLGWGGAPTLLQTAVGDAGGEVADTAQTMLVSLWNAAMAGGGVVGGLLLDLFGAAALPWSVLLLLVPVLIVVATARTHGFPARRGPTGA; this is encoded by the coding sequence ATGAACCCCGAACCCGCGGGAAGGCTGCCCATGGCCGCCCTCCTCGCCCTGGCCACCGCCGTCTTCATCACCAGCCTGACCGAGACCCTGCCCGCGGGCGTCCTTCCCGCGATGAGCGCCGACCTCGGCGTCGGCGAGGCGGCCATGGGGCAGTCCGTCACCATCTACGCGATCGGGACCGCGCTCACCGCGATCCCGCTGACCGCGGCCACCGCCGGCTGGCGGCGCAAGCGCCTGCTGCTCACGGCGGTCGCGGGCTTCGCCGTCGCCAACACGGTGACCGCCGTCTCCACCCACTACTCCCTCACCATGGCCGCCCGGTTCCTCGCGGGCGTCGCCGCCGGTCTCGCCTGGGCCCTGCTCGCCGGATACGCCCGCCGGATGGCGCCCGTCCACCTCCAGGGCAAGGCGATCGCCGTCGTCATGACGGGCATTCCGCTCGCGCTCTCCCTCGGCGTGCCCGCCGGCACCTTCCTCGGCGCCGCGCTCGGCTGGCAGGTCACCTTCCTGGCCATGACCGCGCTCGCCGTCGTCCTCCTCGCCTGGATCGTGCTCACCGTCCCCGACCACCCCGGCCGGCCCAGGGGCGGCCGCGCGCCCATCCGGCGCACCCTCGCCGTCCCCGGCGTGGCCCCCGTCCTGTTCGTCACCCTCGTCCTCGTCCTCGCCCACACGATCCTCTACACCTACGTCGCCGCCTTCCTCGACCACCTCGGCATGGGCGGCTCCACCGGACTCGTCCTCCTCGTCTTCGGCGGAGCCTCCCTGCTGAGCATCTGGTTCACCGGTCTGCACATCGACCGCCGACTACGGACCCTGACCCTCGCCGGGATCGTGCTCTTCGCCGTCGCGGCCGGGGCCCTCGCCGTGGCCGCCGACAGCACCGCCCTCGTCCACGCCGCCGCCACGTTGTGGGGCCTCGGCTGGGGCGGCGCGCCGACCCTGCTGCAGACCGCCGTGGGCGATGCCGGCGGCGAGGTGGCGGACACCGCGCAGACCATGCTCGTCAGCCTCTGGAACGCCGCCATGGCGGGAGGAGGCGTCGTCGGCGGCCTCCTCCTCGATCTGTTCGGCGCCGCCGCACTGCCCTGGAGCGTCCTGCTGCTCCTCGTCCCCGTCCTGATCGTCGTGGCAACCGCCCGCACCCACGGATTCCCGGCGCGCCGAGGCCCCACCGGCGCATGA
- a CDS encoding molybdopterin cofactor-binding domain-containing protein produces MTARDDAQQHPREESAPSGPDRRRFLGYVLAAPTLTVAAQLGEAVLAPAPAAAAAPSVVPSLPGPSEIYDLNDMLTHAALPTANLITVRIDPDGTASFALPRAEVGQGITTSSAMLLAEELDLPLEKVRVTLADARPELLFNQLTGGSNTTISTFTPIRVAAAVARGRLLRAAALELGELVGSLTARAGAIVSSTTGRSLSYGELAVKAASFTDTAVGVALKKPSEFKVIGTAQRRIDALEAVTGRKKFAMDVQVPDALPTMVCRPPTINGTVRSVENLDEVRSMPGITDVVRISTGVAVRGRTFGQCIDAVRALRVTWGPGTAEGASDTTVLKKLRAAELPLVVPPLPLLTKAVDARFTFHFASNSALETNCAIADVRSDSAEIWASLKSPIVAQEQIALRLGLPIAAVKVHVTEGGGSFGRKLFHDAAGEAAEISRAMGKPVKLMWHRTDDFRQGRTHPMSTSRVRATYSLGEVLTYEQRHTSVATDFGHGLGEIITAEAAQLPVGDLTFSETIFQLTQQSPYHFGVTTQLLSETDKGFNTGSMRNIYSPNVRCAQELVVDELARRMGKDAYDFRRRHLKDERARAVLDKVAEVGEWGRSLPAGMAQGIAVHPEYHAFVAVLAEIDCRPETTGRKIEDAYTGPRVTKVVCAVDVGLAVNPRGLQAQMMGGIIDGIAVTLTSGLHLHNGHFQEGSWDNYFYTRQWNTPPELEIVVMPPTSDRPGGAGELAVAGAMAAVACAYGRATGTMPTTFPVNHAEPLGFEPLPTTPPIPASPVDGLDRAF; encoded by the coding sequence ATGACAGCGCGCGACGATGCGCAGCAGCACCCGCGGGAGGAGTCCGCACCGAGCGGCCCGGACCGGCGACGGTTCCTCGGCTACGTGCTCGCGGCGCCGACCCTGACCGTGGCCGCACAGCTGGGCGAGGCGGTCCTCGCGCCCGCCCCGGCCGCCGCCGCGGCGCCCTCCGTGGTGCCGTCCCTGCCCGGGCCCTCCGAGATCTACGACCTCAACGACATGCTCACCCATGCCGCCCTGCCGACCGCGAACCTGATCACCGTCCGGATCGACCCGGACGGCACCGCCTCCTTCGCCCTGCCCCGGGCCGAGGTCGGTCAGGGCATCACCACCTCCTCCGCGATGCTGCTCGCCGAGGAGCTCGATCTGCCGCTGGAGAAGGTGCGGGTCACCCTCGCCGACGCCCGCCCCGAGCTGCTGTTCAACCAGCTCACCGGCGGCTCCAACACCACCATCTCCACCTTCACGCCCATCCGCGTCGCCGCGGCCGTCGCCCGGGGCCGGCTGCTGCGCGCCGCCGCCCTGGAGCTCGGGGAGCTGGTGGGCTCGCTCACCGCGAGGGCCGGGGCGATCGTCTCCTCGACGACCGGCCGAAGCCTCTCCTACGGCGAACTCGCCGTGAAGGCCGCCTCCTTCACCGACACCGCGGTCGGTGTCGCCCTCAAGAAGCCTTCCGAGTTCAAGGTCATCGGCACCGCGCAGCGGCGGATCGACGCCCTGGAGGCCGTGACGGGACGCAAGAAGTTCGCGATGGACGTCCAGGTGCCCGACGCGCTGCCCACGATGGTCTGCCGGCCGCCCACGATCAACGGCACGGTCCGCTCGGTGGAGAACCTGGACGAGGTGCGGTCCATGCCCGGCATCACCGACGTCGTACGGATCTCCACCGGCGTCGCCGTCCGCGGCCGCACCTTCGGCCAGTGCATCGACGCCGTCCGCGCCCTGAGGGTCACCTGGGGCCCCGGAACCGCCGAGGGCGCCTCGGACACGACCGTCCTGAAGAAGCTCCGGGCCGCCGAACTCCCGCTCGTCGTACCCCCGTTGCCGCTTCTGACCAAGGCCGTCGACGCCCGCTTCACCTTCCACTTCGCCAGCAACAGCGCCCTGGAGACCAACTGCGCCATCGCCGACGTGCGTTCGGACTCGGCCGAGATCTGGGCGAGCCTGAAGTCGCCGATCGTCGCCCAGGAACAGATCGCCCTGCGGCTCGGCCTCCCGATCGCCGCCGTCAAGGTCCATGTCACCGAGGGCGGCGGTTCGTTCGGCCGTAAGCTCTTCCACGACGCCGCCGGCGAGGCCGCCGAGATCTCCCGGGCCATGGGCAAGCCCGTGAAGCTGATGTGGCACAGGACCGACGACTTCCGCCAGGGCCGTACGCATCCCATGTCGACCTCCCGGGTCCGGGCCACGTACAGCCTCGGCGAGGTGCTGACGTACGAGCAGCGCCATACGTCCGTCGCCACGGACTTCGGCCACGGCCTCGGCGAGATCATCACCGCCGAGGCCGCCCAACTGCCCGTCGGCGACCTCACCTTCTCCGAGACGATCTTCCAGCTGACCCAGCAGAGCCCGTACCACTTCGGGGTCACCACGCAGCTGTTGAGCGAGACCGACAAGGGGTTCAACACGGGCTCCATGCGCAACATCTACTCGCCCAACGTCCGGTGCGCGCAGGAGCTTGTCGTGGACGAGCTGGCACGGCGGATGGGTAAGGACGCCTACGACTTCCGCCGCCGCCACCTCAAGGACGAGCGCGCGCGGGCCGTCCTGGACAAGGTCGCGGAGGTGGGGGAGTGGGGACGGTCACTGCCCGCCGGCATGGCCCAGGGGATCGCGGTCCATCCCGAGTACCACGCCTTCGTCGCCGTCCTCGCCGAGATCGACTGCCGGCCCGAGACCACCGGACGAAAGATCGAGGACGCGTACACGGGACCTCGCGTCACCAAGGTCGTCTGCGCCGTCGACGTCGGCCTCGCGGTCAACCCACGCGGTCTCCAGGCCCAGATGATGGGCGGCATCATCGACGGCATCGCCGTCACCCTCACCTCGGGACTGCACCTCCACAACGGGCACTTCCAGGAGGGGAGTTGGGACAACTACTTCTACACCCGGCAGTGGAACACCCCGCCCGAGCTGGAGATCGTCGTGATGCCGCCGACCTCGGACCGGCCGGGTGGCGCGGGCGAGTTGGCCGTCGCGGGCGCGATGGCCGCGGTCGCCTGCGCGTACGGCCGGGCCACCGGCACGATGCCCACGACCTTCCCGGTCAACCACGCCGAGCCGCTCGGATTCGAGCCGCTGCCCACCACCCCGCCGATCCCCGCCTCGCCGGTCGACGGCCTCGACCGCGCCTTCTAG
- a CDS encoding dihydrofolate reductase family protein: MARKIVLMMSISLDGYIEGPDRSIEWHMVDEELHRYFNEKIAAMGGILSGRVTHELMAEFWPTADADPSSSPEMVEFAAIWRDIPKTVYSTTLERADWNTTVARRVDPDEVRALKDQPGEDLALGGADLAAAFMEHDLIDAFHILVHPVLIGQGKPLFRSRDALTPLDLVGTRTFGNGVVLLHYERATR; this comes from the coding sequence ATGGCACGGAAGATCGTCCTGATGATGTCGATCTCCCTCGACGGCTACATCGAGGGCCCGGACCGGTCGATCGAATGGCACATGGTCGACGAGGAGCTGCACCGGTACTTCAACGAGAAGATCGCCGCGATGGGAGGCATCCTCAGCGGCCGTGTCACTCATGAGCTGATGGCCGAATTCTGGCCGACGGCGGACGCCGACCCGTCGAGCTCCCCGGAGATGGTGGAGTTCGCCGCTATCTGGCGCGACATTCCGAAGACGGTCTATTCCACGACGCTGGAGCGCGCCGACTGGAACACCACCGTCGCCCGTCGCGTCGACCCGGACGAGGTCCGAGCCCTCAAGGACCAGCCCGGGGAAGACCTGGCCCTCGGCGGCGCCGACCTCGCCGCCGCGTTCATGGAGCACGACCTGATCGACGCGTTCCACATCCTTGTCCACCCCGTCCTCATCGGCCAGGGCAAGCCGCTCTTCCGATCCCGCGACGCGCTGACACCGCTCGACCTCGTCGGAACCCGCACCTTCGGCAACGGAGTGGTGCTCCTGCACTACGAGCGCGCCACGCGCTGA
- a CDS encoding (2Fe-2S)-binding protein — translation MPQHTFILNGKAVTADVEDDVRLLWVLRDVLGVTGPKYGCGLGVCQACTSHINGKAFNPCSVPVRDIAATDEITTIEGLPATVGQELHPMQEAWLELDVAQCGYCQPGQIMTAVAKVRRAREGGREIDEADLDEIRNICRCGTYNRIREAIVAGARRMA, via the coding sequence GTGCCGCAACACACCTTCATCCTCAACGGCAAGGCCGTCACGGCCGACGTCGAGGACGACGTCCGGCTTCTGTGGGTGCTCCGGGACGTCCTGGGCGTCACCGGACCCAAGTACGGCTGCGGGCTCGGCGTCTGCCAGGCGTGCACCAGCCATATCAACGGCAAGGCGTTCAACCCCTGCTCCGTCCCGGTCAGGGACATCGCCGCCACCGACGAGATCACCACCATCGAGGGCCTGCCCGCGACCGTCGGACAGGAGCTCCACCCGATGCAGGAGGCCTGGCTCGAGCTCGACGTGGCCCAGTGCGGCTACTGCCAGCCCGGGCAGATCATGACGGCGGTCGCCAAGGTCCGCAGGGCCCGTGAGGGCGGACGGGAGATCGACGAGGCCGACCTCGACGAAATCCGCAACATCTGCCGCTGCGGCACATATAACCGGATTCGTGAGGCGATCGTGGCGGGAGCCCGCCGCATGGCCTGA
- a CDS encoding alpha/beta hydrolase, with product MASRQRSRLRRTLLAALVTASVAVPTAGAARPAAVPAPAPAELGPLARVTAADLDARYAANRDAVRAAERTAADYGDRKRAAALRAMASPNRHFLSFDGRDGGRSVEVVGDLASAEHIAVLVPGSDTALGSERFRAGAVALQRQLGERAAVLAWLGYPTPATASAAAITPGRAEEAAPGLRDFVGELRAAKPAARLTLLCHSYGSVVCAKAAPGLPVAGIVLYGSPGTGADSAADLRTTATVWAGRGESDWIDWVPHLRVPLPFGELGFGTDPLVPEFGARVFDAGAGGHSDYLVPGSVPLRQLASIVMGREPADA from the coding sequence ATGGCGTCCCGCCAGCGCAGCCGCCTGCGCCGCACGCTGCTCGCCGCACTCGTCACCGCATCGGTGGCGGTGCCGACGGCGGGCGCCGCCCGCCCGGCCGCCGTCCCGGCGCCCGCACCGGCCGAACTCGGCCCCCTCGCCCGGGTCACGGCCGCAGACCTCGACGCCCGCTACGCCGCCAACCGGGACGCCGTCCGCGCCGCCGAACGGACCGCGGCCGATTACGGCGACCGGAAGCGGGCCGCCGCCCTGCGCGCCATGGCGAGCCCGAACCGCCACTTCCTCTCCTTCGACGGCCGCGACGGCGGCCGCAGCGTCGAGGTCGTCGGCGACCTCGCGAGCGCCGAACACATCGCCGTGCTCGTCCCCGGCTCCGACACCGCGCTCGGCAGCGAGCGCTTCCGGGCCGGCGCCGTCGCACTCCAGCGGCAGCTGGGGGAGCGAGCCGCCGTCCTCGCCTGGCTCGGCTACCCCACCCCCGCCACCGCGAGCGCGGCCGCGATCACCCCCGGGCGGGCCGAGGAGGCCGCCCCCGGACTGCGGGACTTCGTCGGGGAGTTGAGGGCCGCCAAGCCCGCCGCCCGCCTCACCCTCCTCTGCCACTCCTACGGCTCCGTCGTCTGCGCCAAGGCGGCGCCCGGGCTCCCCGTCGCCGGCATCGTCCTCTACGGAAGCCCGGGCACCGGCGCCGACAGCGCCGCGGACCTGCGGACCACGGCCACCGTCTGGGCCGGGCGCGGCGAGTCCGACTGGATCGACTGGGTGCCCCACCTCCGCGTGCCCCTGCCCTTCGGAGAGCTGGGATTCGGCACGGACCCCCTCGTACCGGAGTTCGGCGCCCGGGTCTTCGACGCCGGCGCCGGCGGACACAGCGACTACCTCGTCCCCGGCTCCGTACCGCTGAGGCAGCTTGCGAGCATCGTCATGGGACGGGAGCCGGCCGATGCGTGA
- a CDS encoding acyltransferase, whose protein sequence is MRELVRRIEAATPPGRDRALDALRGLAILGVVLGHWLVTALIADSGTVRVASPLQELPEFTPVSWVFQTLAVFFLVGGQVAARSHVASRARQEAYGHWLAARLGRLFRPVAAVLSVWIVATLAMLATGVPWPTVYALGRLVLSPLWFLLVFAALTAATPLVARVHPLWPLAVVLHVDVIRFGLDGPAWLGWINVAAGWLVPYCLGTAWSRHGLKERTTGWVLLLGGAAATALLVLCADYPGSMVGVPGAPISNLNPPTLAAVTFGLAQCGGALLLLGPLRRALRRPAAWAAVALLNLSAMTVFLWHQTAMIAVTATGLMAGELLGHGPLPGLHTVPDGYGWVLARLAWLPLFALALLVCVAAFRTYEQGGRRPARKRRPEARKEIRRA, encoded by the coding sequence ATGCGTGAACTCGTCCGCCGTATCGAGGCCGCCACCCCACCGGGCCGCGACCGCGCCCTCGACGCCCTGCGTGGCCTCGCCATCCTCGGTGTGGTCCTCGGCCACTGGCTCGTGACCGCCCTCATCGCCGACAGCGGCACGGTCCGCGTCGCCAGCCCCTTGCAGGAACTGCCCGAATTCACCCCCGTCTCCTGGGTGTTCCAGACCCTGGCCGTCTTCTTCCTGGTCGGCGGGCAGGTGGCCGCCAGGAGCCACGTCGCCTCCCGCGCCCGGCAGGAGGCCTACGGTCACTGGCTCGCGGCCCGGCTGGGACGGCTCTTCCGGCCCGTCGCCGCCGTGCTCTCGGTGTGGATCGTCGCGACGCTCGCCATGCTCGCCACCGGTGTGCCGTGGCCGACCGTGTACGCCCTGGGCAGGCTCGTGCTCTCCCCGCTCTGGTTCCTGCTCGTCTTCGCCGCGCTCACGGCGGCGACCCCGCTCGTCGCCCGCGTCCATCCGCTCTGGCCCCTCGCCGTCGTCCTCCACGTCGACGTCATCCGCTTCGGCCTCGACGGACCGGCCTGGCTCGGCTGGATCAACGTGGCCGCCGGCTGGCTCGTCCCGTACTGCCTGGGCACCGCCTGGTCCCGGCACGGGCTCAAGGAGCGGACGACCGGCTGGGTCCTGCTGCTCGGCGGAGCGGCGGCGACCGCCCTTCTCGTCCTCTGCGCCGACTACCCAGGCTCGATGGTCGGCGTGCCCGGCGCGCCGATATCCAACCTCAACCCGCCCACGCTCGCCGCCGTCACCTTCGGCCTCGCCCAGTGCGGCGGCGCACTGCTCCTGCTCGGCCCGCTGCGCCGGGCCCTGCGCCGGCCCGCCGCCTGGGCCGCGGTGGCACTGCTCAACCTCAGTGCGATGACCGTCTTCCTCTGGCACCAGACCGCGATGATCGCCGTCACCGCCACCGGGCTGATGGCCGGCGAACTCCTCGGCCACGGACCGCTCCCCGGCCTGCACACCGTGCCCGACGGGTACGGCTGGGTTTTGGCCCGACTCGCCTGGCTGCCGCTCTTCGCGCTCGCGCTGCTGGTGTGCGTCGCCGCGTTCCGTACGTACGAACAGGGCGGCCGTCGCCCCGCCCGCAAGAGGCGACCCGAGGCGAGAAAGGAGATACGACGTGCCTAG
- a CDS encoding sensor histidine kinase translates to MARDPLPRQAWFGWLPHGHLVLLAVVAGLGKMAEYSSAMPVLTGPVQLLVVVQAAALVLALSRPVPAWWLSTVTLFLTAEIGESTVGPDLVWPWSVWGIVVHTFVVLLLALRVPLRVTVVTLVITVLSGVVNTVVPTGFPRNEDLGGGAIAFATAAVVGASLRMSRVARTQLVAQEVITAEERSRRTLLEERGRIARELHDVVAHHMSVISIQAQVAPHLVENPSDELRENLAGIRQNAVEALTELRRVLGVLRAEDPAADGVRHTPQPTLDRLDELLDNVRAAGLTVDATTTGERRPLSPGVELSAYRIVQEALSNAMRHAPGARVRVETGYLAAGLTLRIANTPPNRPIDPASAPLSPGLGHGLLGMRERTAMLGGELTAGPTPDGGYEVTATLPIEPCKDGT, encoded by the coding sequence ATGGCCCGCGACCCGCTGCCCCGTCAGGCGTGGTTCGGCTGGCTGCCGCACGGACACCTCGTGCTGCTCGCCGTCGTCGCGGGCCTGGGGAAGATGGCCGAGTACAGCAGCGCGATGCCGGTCCTCACAGGGCCCGTACAGCTGCTCGTCGTCGTCCAGGCCGCGGCCCTGGTCCTCGCCCTGAGCCGCCCCGTGCCGGCCTGGTGGCTCTCCACGGTCACGCTGTTCCTGACCGCGGAGATCGGGGAGTCGACCGTCGGACCCGACCTGGTGTGGCCCTGGAGCGTCTGGGGCATCGTCGTCCACACCTTCGTCGTGCTGCTGCTCGCCCTGCGTGTCCCGCTGCGGGTCACGGTCGTCACTCTCGTGATCACCGTGTTGTCGGGAGTGGTGAACACCGTTGTTCCCACGGGCTTTCCCCGCAACGAGGACCTTGGCGGCGGCGCCATCGCCTTCGCGACCGCTGCGGTGGTGGGAGCCTCACTGCGAATGAGCCGAGTGGCGCGGACGCAGCTCGTCGCCCAGGAGGTCATCACCGCCGAGGAACGGTCCCGGCGCACCCTTCTGGAGGAGCGCGGCCGGATCGCTCGCGAGCTGCACGACGTCGTCGCCCATCACATGTCGGTCATCTCCATCCAGGCCCAGGTCGCCCCGCACCTGGTCGAGAACCCCTCCGACGAGCTGAGGGAGAACCTTGCCGGCATCCGCCAGAACGCCGTCGAGGCGCTGACCGAACTGCGTCGCGTCCTCGGTGTCCTACGGGCGGAGGACCCGGCCGCCGACGGCGTACGGCACACCCCCCAGCCCACCCTGGACCGGCTCGACGAGCTCCTCGACAACGTCCGTGCCGCCGGGCTCACCGTCGACGCGACCACCACGGGAGAACGCCGTCCGCTCTCGCCGGGCGTCGAACTCTCCGCGTACCGCATCGTCCAGGAGGCGCTGAGCAACGCGATGCGGCACGCACCGGGGGCGCGGGTGCGGGTGGAGACCGGCTATCTCGCGGCCGGGCTCACGCTGCGCATCGCCAACACCCCACCGAACCGACCCATCGATCCCGCCTCGGCCCCACTCTCGCCGGGACTGGGGCACGGGCTGCTCGGCATGCGCGAGCGCACCGCCATGCTGGGCGGCGAACTGACGGCCGGACCCACCCCGGACGGCGGCTACGAGGTGACCGCCACCCTCCCCATCGAGCCTTGCAAGGACGGAACATGA